One genomic region from Methanomassiliicoccales archaeon encodes:
- a CDS encoding PHP-associated domain-containing protein, producing the protein MRQLYHQAVSIAEDVVQQASTRNPQKNVIFETPNIHRLRDKGYTAVDMHLHTAHSDGMPDVKRMLAKARAEGFGVAVTDHNEVSGSLMACSLAEDVLVIPGIEVSCADGPHVLAYFYSPSDLEDFFRRVIRPARRSSPWLAVRASTSHLVDELERYPCLTVAAHPYGYLLFNKGVQKCIDAEYLPEDILEGFEGYEVLCGGMTRALNLKAMQAAWERRLCYTGGTDAHTLQDYGRVVTCAYASDAPSFLTEVEKRKNIIVGLEKDPLMKVFTGTVMMGKHSRYFLPSMRVHLEQNLPRLPHYFKRKIRDLEERAR; encoded by the coding sequence ATGAGGCAGCTTTATCATCAAGCAGTGAGCATAGCGGAAGACGTGGTGCAGCAAGCTTCTACCCGCAACCCACAGAAAAATGTGATCTTCGAAACACCTAATATTCACAGGTTACGTGACAAGGGATACACCGCAGTGGACATGCACCTTCATACCGCTCATTCGGATGGCATGCCTGATGTGAAAAGGATGCTCGCCAAGGCTCGAGCTGAGGGTTTCGGAGTGGCCGTGACAGACCATAATGAGGTTTCAGGTTCTCTGATGGCATGCTCTCTGGCAGAGGACGTGCTAGTCATACCTGGAATTGAAGTGAGCTGCGCTGATGGCCCTCATGTGCTAGCTTATTTTTATTCACCTTCGGACCTCGAGGACTTCTTTAGGCGGGTGATTCGCCCTGCCAGGCGCAGCAGTCCTTGGTTGGCCGTGAGAGCCAGCACCTCTCATCTGGTAGATGAGTTGGAGCGCTATCCCTGCCTAACCGTGGCCGCTCATCCGTATGGATACCTGCTGTTCAACAAAGGCGTGCAGAAGTGCATCGATGCGGAGTATCTTCCCGAGGATATACTGGAAGGATTTGAGGGGTATGAGGTATTGTGCGGTGGGATGACGCGCGCCCTCAATCTCAAGGCGATGCAAGCGGCCTGGGAAAGAAGACTGTGCTATACCGGAGGCACAGATGCCCATACCCTCCAGGACTACGGCAGGGTGGTCACCTGCGCCTATGCTTCCGACGCGCCTTCCTTTCTGACAGAAGTGGAGAAGCGTAAGAACATAATAGTGGGGTTGGAGAAGGATCCTTTGATGAAAGTGTTCACAGGGACGGTTATGATGGGCAAGCACTCGCGCTACTTCCTCCCCTCCATGCGAGTGCATCTGGAGCAGAACCTGCCCCGGCTGCCTCATTATTTCAAGAGGAAGATCAGGGATCTCGAGGAGAGAGCGCGCTAA
- a CDS encoding cation:proton antiporter: MIDIWILTLFVSIAVVSAMLSLRLGITVAIIEIVLGMLVGNALGIKGSDHEWLVFLASLGSIVLTFLAGSEIDPDALRRTWKASLSIGLSSFIAPFIGSWAFALLVLGWTPEASLICGVALSTTSVAVVYVVLVETGLGKTETGKIILSACFITDLGTAMALSLLFSAPNLYFLLLIGALVICTLFLPKAMKWLFLRVRGSTGEIEVKSLLLAVLLLGAIAESSGVHAVLPAYILGLLMARLLDENREVLFKMKTVALAFLTPFFFISSGTNVSIAAVVSGIALVAALFLVKVGWKFVGVLPLAHKYIKGNAAYTTLLMSTGLTFGTISAQFGLSSGLITTEQFSVLVMTVLLTAIIPTVIAQRYFSPNKGG, encoded by the coding sequence ATGATCGATATCTGGATATTGACGCTGTTCGTGTCCATAGCCGTCGTCTCGGCCATGCTCTCTCTGCGCTTGGGCATCACGGTGGCGATCATCGAGATAGTTTTGGGGATGCTGGTGGGCAACGCTCTGGGAATAAAAGGCTCAGATCATGAATGGCTCGTTTTTCTGGCCTCTCTGGGGAGCATTGTCCTCACCTTTCTCGCAGGTTCGGAGATAGACCCTGACGCCCTACGAAGGACTTGGAAGGCCAGCTTGAGCATTGGCCTTTCATCTTTTATAGCCCCTTTCATAGGTTCATGGGCCTTCGCCCTTCTCGTATTGGGGTGGACGCCTGAGGCCTCGCTCATTTGCGGAGTCGCCCTTTCTACCACCTCAGTGGCAGTGGTGTATGTGGTGCTAGTGGAGACTGGACTGGGCAAGACTGAGACGGGAAAGATAATTCTCTCCGCTTGCTTCATCACTGATCTGGGCACAGCCATGGCGCTCAGCTTGCTTTTCTCCGCGCCCAATCTATATTTCCTGTTGTTGATAGGAGCTCTCGTCATATGCACCTTGTTCTTGCCCAAGGCCATGAAATGGTTATTCCTCCGGGTCAGGGGAAGTACAGGCGAGATCGAGGTGAAATCATTGCTATTAGCCGTGTTGCTGTTAGGGGCTATAGCAGAATCCTCGGGCGTGCATGCCGTCCTTCCTGCCTATATACTCGGCTTACTTATGGCTAGACTATTAGATGAGAATCGCGAGGTCCTATTCAAGATGAAGACCGTGGCCCTAGCCTTTCTTACGCCCTTCTTCTTTATCAGCTCTGGTACCAACGTATCCATAGCGGCCGTGGTCTCTGGTATAGCATTGGTGGCCGCGCTCTTCCTGGTGAAGGTGGGCTGGAAGTTCGTAGGGGTGCTTCCTTTGGCGCACAAATACATCAAGGGGAACGCTGCATATACAACCTTATTGATGAGCACAGGCCTCACCTTCGGGACCATCTCCGCCCAGTTCGGGCTCAGCAGCGGGCTCATAACCACGGAACAGTTTTCCGTCCTGGTGATGACAGTCCTGTTGACAGCCATAATTCCCACTGTGATCGCGCAGCGCTATTTCAGTCCAAATAAAGGGGGGTGA
- a CDS encoding GNAT family N-acetyltransferase, with product MKSRVITSLDELRDFREDWETLRLRCHAPIFSSFDLVYLWLENFKIGASPRVVVVEEKGELVGVAPLFVYKHKAMGLPVTTISLVGNHRHFTGYSLESVLAKDGEPEILREMLRRTKSIRWNLMQLFDMEPNIGNLRFLDGIKAEMEWEPHAEKIDRLYEFPEKGHITDGFGWRTRKNLRTIWNKLEREGRMAFRTLCSEEDMEKAMWLYIEQHKERWRNRGGSIFQKPREGRLLIEMAKLAGRRRIGVMQELLIDGEVAGQLFSFFDGEVSRAYRMGMAEKFRELSPGRLVMTLAMEDHRARGLKAMDLLHGDEEYKLHLTNKERRLQAVQVSRGSLRTLSRIRAFPPIKLIDERLGIRERMLKRVYTG from the coding sequence ATGAAAAGCCGGGTGATAACCTCCCTGGATGAGCTTAGGGATTTCAGAGAGGATTGGGAGACGCTTCGCCTTCGATGCCATGCGCCCATTTTCTCCTCTTTCGATTTGGTGTACCTATGGCTGGAGAATTTTAAGATCGGGGCCTCACCACGCGTGGTGGTAGTGGAAGAAAAGGGTGAATTGGTGGGTGTAGCTCCGCTCTTCGTATACAAGCACAAGGCGATGGGTCTTCCCGTGACCACCATCTCACTCGTAGGTAATCATCGCCATTTCACCGGTTATAGCTTAGAGTCAGTCCTGGCTAAGGACGGTGAGCCGGAGATATTGAGAGAGATGCTGCGCCGTACCAAAAGCATAAGGTGGAACTTGATGCAACTTTTCGACATGGAACCGAACATCGGCAACTTGCGCTTCCTGGACGGCATAAAGGCAGAGATGGAGTGGGAGCCTCATGCGGAGAAGATCGACCGTCTCTATGAGTTCCCTGAGAAGGGGCACATTACCGATGGCTTCGGCTGGCGGACGAGGAAGAATCTGAGGACCATCTGGAACAAGCTAGAGCGGGAGGGAAGGATGGCATTTCGCACTTTGTGCTCAGAGGAGGATATGGAAAAGGCCATGTGGCTTTACATCGAGCAGCATAAGGAGCGATGGAGGAATAGAGGGGGCAGCATCTTCCAGAAGCCAAGAGAAGGACGGCTGCTTATTGAGATGGCCAAATTGGCGGGGAGAAGGCGCATTGGAGTCATGCAGGAGCTATTGATAGATGGAGAGGTGGCAGGGCAGCTGTTCTCCTTCTTCGATGGTGAGGTATCTAGGGCGTATCGCATGGGCATGGCGGAGAAATTCCGAGAGCTCTCGCCAGGAAGGCTGGTCATGACCCTGGCCATGGAAGACCATAGGGCTCGAGGGTTAAAGGCCATGGACCTGTTGCATGGGGATGAGGAATACAAGCTCCATCTGACGAATAAAGAGCGAAGGCTGCAGGCAGTGCAAGTGAGTAGGGGCTCGCTGCGTACCCTCTCACGCATCAGAGCCTTTCCCCCCATCAAGCTCATCGATGAGAGACTGGGCATTCGGGAGCGCATGCTGAAGCGAGTGTACACAGGATGA
- a CDS encoding dynamin family protein, giving the protein MTTQEGLGFFHEKKNDLFSALGQLRDLALAMQSHTVENRLTAIEATLREEHFNVAILGGYKRGKSTFVNALLGEDLLPTGIVPLTSVVTKVRYGTERKARVRFKDGREECIQTAELAHYITEKENPGNKLGVTSVEVFVNSPQLMSGVNIVDTPGTGSTFVENTKVTHEFLQHADAGVFLLSPEPPIGEMELDFLRLIRDSVDHLMFVQNKVDRYDEEEWREAMNFSSGIIREALGLDRVDFYPVSSKRALEAKQHKDMTQLEASGILPFERDLERFLLNGRGEILLHNTRTRMLRLAHEMEMAVSMQMAAMGRPRQELEEKLRSLERSHQKAVQRMNDASYLLEGNEREIIREIDEELKSFIERQRGEPVERLRLRLREVDKSLSRGEYLDEVTREMAWAISHTLSPFMTGIHAKAMKSFEELAQRFKEEAEEVIKSVQQSAASALDLKAPDLIERSTIGPRRDFRLEVKPIISFDLLFVGELQSSLPKAAFRRLVEKKALNMVAEELEKNAGRYRYEIICRLSESIRALEKDYQANLSEIILATEKALSSALEDSIKTSQELAQKKHRLDSMLNELNHIVARLSKPLASVHTC; this is encoded by the coding sequence ATGACTACACAAGAAGGGCTTGGATTCTTCCATGAGAAGAAGAACGATCTCTTCTCAGCCCTTGGACAACTTAGAGATTTGGCACTAGCCATGCAATCCCATACGGTCGAAAACAGGCTGACCGCTATCGAAGCCACCCTTCGGGAGGAACATTTTAACGTCGCTATCCTGGGAGGATACAAGAGGGGAAAATCCACCTTCGTGAATGCCCTGCTCGGCGAGGATCTTCTCCCTACTGGGATAGTGCCTCTCACAAGTGTGGTGACCAAGGTGCGTTATGGTACGGAAAGGAAGGCGCGGGTGCGTTTCAAGGATGGGAGAGAGGAGTGCATACAAACAGCGGAGCTGGCCCATTATATAACTGAGAAAGAGAACCCGGGGAACAAATTGGGAGTGACTTCGGTGGAGGTCTTCGTCAATTCGCCTCAATTGATGTCAGGAGTGAACATCGTGGACACTCCTGGCACAGGTTCGACCTTCGTGGAGAATACCAAAGTCACGCACGAATTCTTGCAGCATGCCGACGCTGGGGTATTTCTACTTAGCCCTGAACCTCCAATAGGGGAGATGGAACTGGACTTCCTGCGTCTCATCAGAGATTCCGTGGACCATCTGATGTTCGTGCAGAATAAGGTCGATCGCTATGACGAGGAAGAGTGGCGCGAGGCAATGAATTTCTCCTCGGGCATCATCCGTGAGGCGCTGGGCTTGGATAGGGTGGATTTCTATCCTGTCTCTTCCAAAAGAGCGTTGGAAGCGAAGCAGCATAAGGACATGACTCAGCTAGAGGCTAGCGGCATATTGCCTTTCGAGAGAGATCTAGAGCGTTTTTTGTTGAACGGAAGGGGCGAGATCCTGCTCCACAACACCCGAACCAGGATGCTGCGGTTGGCGCACGAGATGGAAATGGCGGTGTCCATGCAGATGGCTGCTATGGGGCGCCCAAGGCAGGAGCTGGAAGAGAAGCTGCGATCCTTGGAAAGGAGCCATCAGAAGGCGGTGCAGAGAATGAATGACGCCTCGTACTTGCTGGAAGGCAATGAGAGAGAGATAATCAGAGAGATCGATGAGGAATTGAAATCCTTCATAGAACGCCAAAGAGGCGAACCTGTGGAAAGGCTTAGGCTAAGGCTAAGAGAGGTGGACAAGTCCCTCTCTAGAGGCGAATACCTGGATGAGGTCACAAGGGAGATGGCATGGGCAATCTCTCACACGTTATCTCCATTCATGACCGGAATTCATGCCAAGGCGATGAAGTCTTTCGAAGAACTGGCTCAAAGATTCAAAGAAGAGGCGGAGGAGGTAATAAAGTCAGTACAACAATCGGCAGCAAGCGCTTTAGATCTCAAAGCGCCTGATCTCATTGAGCGCTCAACGATTGGACCAAGAAGGGATTTCCGCTTGGAGGTGAAGCCCATAATCTCCTTCGATCTGCTATTCGTAGGAGAATTGCAAAGCTCCCTACCAAAGGCGGCCTTCAGGCGACTGGTGGAGAAGAAAGCGCTCAATATGGTGGCGGAGGAATTGGAGAAGAATGCCGGAAGGTACAGGTATGAAATCATCTGCCGTCTTTCTGAGAGCATCCGAGCGCTGGAAAAAGATTATCAGGCCAATCTTTCTGAGATCATTTTGGCCACCGAGAAAGCGCTCTCCTCGGCTTTAGAGGATAGCATAAAGACCTCGCAGGAACTGGCCCAAAAGAAGCATCGACTCGATTCCATGCTCAATGAGCTGAATCATATCGTAGCTCGGCTTTCAAAGCCGTTAGCATCTGTTCACACCTGCTGA
- the cls gene encoding cardiolipin synthase has protein sequence MFDLYQVWALVGDLWWLFLMANAIAVLITIVFVQKKRPESVLLWLLAFIVLPLVFVLIFYILLGRDHRNRRRFREKAQMDREVELALASLKGDWFAVDLSKKGLGENESLARLLYNSNRSSLTTDNEVKYYNEGGPLFEDMLRSIQEAKRFVHMEFYIIRKDELSKRFAEALEAKAREGVEVKLLMDAVGCHKLPRHYFQGLREAGGRTAEFFPSPLRRINLRINNRNHRKLLVVDGDVAYIGGYNIGMEYTGRGELGYWRDCMVRVEGSGAIGAEMRFILDWNFAARDKLRVQDYAPSSPGKGKAGLQVVSSGPDTESKAIEEQYLKMILSAKEYVYIQTPYFVPSEPIICALITAAKSGVDTRVMMPSKPDHPFVYWASLYNAGEVLRHGVRVHQFDKNGFIHSKLVVSDDRVVSIGSANFDRRSFELNFETNAVIYDKDLALQVKDSYIDDISAKCTELTLQDYEKRGLRVRFMESISRLYTPIA, from the coding sequence ATGTTCGATTTGTATCAGGTATGGGCACTCGTGGGTGATTTGTGGTGGCTCTTCCTAATGGCGAATGCGATTGCAGTCCTCATCACCATCGTATTCGTGCAGAAAAAACGCCCTGAGTCAGTTCTCTTATGGCTTTTGGCCTTCATCGTGCTCCCTCTGGTCTTCGTCCTCATATTCTACATACTTTTGGGCCGGGATCATCGCAACAGGCGCAGATTCCGAGAGAAGGCCCAGATGGACAGAGAGGTGGAATTAGCTCTGGCCTCCTTGAAGGGGGATTGGTTCGCCGTTGACCTCTCCAAGAAAGGGTTGGGCGAGAACGAGTCATTGGCGCGTCTGCTTTACAATTCCAACCGCTCCTCCTTGACGACCGACAATGAAGTTAAGTATTACAATGAAGGGGGTCCGCTGTTCGAGGATATGCTACGCTCCATCCAAGAGGCTAAGCGCTTCGTGCACATGGAGTTCTACATCATCCGCAAGGACGAGCTCTCAAAGCGCTTCGCCGAGGCGCTGGAGGCGAAGGCCAGGGAAGGAGTGGAGGTGAAGCTCCTGATGGATGCCGTGGGGTGCCATAAGCTTCCCCGGCATTACTTCCAAGGCCTTCGGGAAGCTGGAGGGCGCACCGCGGAGTTCTTCCCCTCCCCGCTTCGCCGCATCAACCTGCGCATCAACAATCGGAACCACCGCAAACTACTGGTGGTAGATGGGGATGTGGCCTATATTGGCGGGTACAACATCGGCATGGAGTATACTGGCAGAGGAGAATTAGGATATTGGCGCGATTGCATGGTGAGGGTGGAGGGAAGTGGGGCCATAGGGGCTGAGATGCGTTTCATCCTGGACTGGAACTTCGCCGCCCGCGACAAGCTTAGAGTTCAGGATTACGCTCCTTCCTCTCCAGGAAAGGGTAAGGCAGGGCTGCAAGTGGTCAGCAGCGGCCCTGATACGGAATCCAAGGCGATAGAGGAGCAGTATCTCAAGATGATCCTCTCCGCTAAGGAGTACGTTTACATCCAGACCCCTTATTTCGTACCTAGCGAGCCGATCATTTGCGCTTTGATCACCGCGGCAAAATCTGGTGTGGATACGAGGGTCATGATGCCCTCCAAGCCTGACCATCCTTTCGTGTACTGGGCTTCATTGTACAATGCTGGCGAGGTATTGCGCCATGGGGTAAGGGTGCATCAGTTCGACAAGAACGGCTTCATACATTCCAAGCTGGTGGTGAGCGATGACCGTGTGGTGTCGATAGGCAGCGCCAATTTCGACCGGCGCAGCTTCGAGCTGAACTTTGAGACTAATGCGGTCATCTACGACAAGGATTTGGCCCTTCAAGTCAAGGATTCTTATATAGATGACATCTCAGCCAAATGCACCGAGCTCACCTTGCAAGACTACGAGAAGAGGGGCCTGAGGGTGAGGTTCATGGAATCGATTTCCCGCCTCTACACTCCTATAGCTTAG
- a CDS encoding universal stress protein, with product MEEDIEKKVENILVAVDGSKQSVKATKLALGIAKGTKAKVTFVSVVELRDIPTLMSEAQSPYDEDQAQLALGAAMKLASAVAVKADPVLRKGHPAGQIVRLAEEIKPDLIVMGSRGRTGTAGLLLGSVSTAVLKSTQFPVLIVK from the coding sequence TTGGAAGAGGACATCGAGAAGAAGGTGGAGAACATACTGGTGGCAGTGGACGGTTCAAAGCAGAGCGTGAAGGCGACTAAATTGGCGTTAGGTATTGCGAAAGGGACTAAGGCCAAAGTGACCTTCGTGAGCGTGGTGGAGCTGAGGGACATACCCACGTTGATGAGCGAAGCGCAGTCACCTTATGACGAGGACCAGGCACAGCTGGCCTTGGGAGCGGCGATGAAATTGGCATCGGCAGTGGCAGTGAAGGCAGATCCGGTATTGCGCAAGGGGCATCCTGCAGGCCAGATAGTTCGCTTGGCTGAGGAGATAAAGCCTGATCTGATCGTCATGGGGAGCAGGGGAAGGACAGGCACAGCGGGCCTTCTATTGGGGAGCGTGTCCACGGCGGTCCTGAAGAGCACCCAGTTCCCCGTCCTCATAGTGAAATAG